In Numidum massiliense, a single genomic region encodes these proteins:
- a CDS encoding MFS transporter — translation MTSTPAKNKRALFFLKPFNFLAFGLTALLTPFLPLYLQHQGFNSIEIGLLLAIGPFTSLFANPFWGYLSDRWQNTRLVLIAMLCGNLLMSFFVFGLHNFYALYAAMIGFFFCYTALFSMTSSLILHGIEGTPYQFGSFRLWGSIGFAVTALVAGPLMKGLGISSLGIIYGVMLVANLALSFYLPRQGSQADNASLRELGKVFANRYFVVFLLLSVLVSIPNQMNYIFLPLHMTAIGGSEAAVGTSFFLAAIGEVIVFVLLDRYLPPTPKAMTGLLALTSSLFSLRWFLMSVATDPVQLIAIQFLHCVTFGTYFYIGTQLCAKLVPSNFRASGQALFAMTWAGFSGIVAGSLGGWLYDAYSALGIYGVGSVMAAAAAVCFGTMWWRLSTAPTSYNELL, via the coding sequence ATGACGTCAACGCCGGCAAAGAACAAGCGCGCGTTATTTTTTTTAAAGCCGTTTAATTTTCTCGCCTTCGGGCTCACGGCACTTCTTACCCCGTTTTTGCCACTTTACTTACAGCATCAAGGGTTTAACAGTATCGAAATCGGCCTACTCCTCGCCATCGGACCGTTCACGTCGCTGTTTGCGAACCCGTTCTGGGGTTACTTGAGCGACCGCTGGCAAAATACGCGTCTCGTGTTAATTGCCATGTTGTGCGGCAATTTGCTCATGAGCTTCTTCGTGTTCGGCCTGCATAACTTTTACGCCCTCTATGCAGCTATGATTGGCTTTTTCTTTTGCTACACGGCGCTTTTTTCGATGACGAGCAGCCTCATTTTACACGGCATCGAAGGCACACCCTACCAATTTGGCTCGTTCCGTCTGTGGGGGTCAATCGGCTTTGCCGTTACTGCCCTTGTCGCTGGCCCGCTGATGAAAGGGTTGGGCATTTCCTCCCTCGGCATTATTTACGGTGTCATGCTCGTCGCCAACCTTGCATTAAGCTTTTATCTCCCGCGGCAAGGTAGCCAAGCTGATAACGCGAGCTTGCGCGAATTAGGAAAAGTGTTCGCCAATCGCTATTTCGTCGTGTTTTTGCTGTTAAGTGTACTCGTCTCGATCCCGAACCAGATGAACTACATTTTTTTGCCGCTTCATATGACGGCGATCGGCGGTTCGGAGGCGGCAGTCGGCACGTCTTTTTTCTTAGCCGCCATCGGAGAAGTTATCGTCTTTGTCTTGCTCGACCGCTATTTACCGCCGACGCCGAAAGCGATGACCGGCTTATTGGCACTTACGAGCTCGCTCTTTAGTCTTCGCTGGTTTTTAATGAGTGTGGCGACTGATCCTGTGCAGCTGATCGCGATCCAGTTTCTACACTGTGTCACTTTTGGGACGTATTTTTACATTGGCACCCAATTGTGTGCCAAGCTCGTACCGAGTAACTTCCGTGCCTCCGGTCAGGCGCTGTTCGCGATGACATGGGCCGGGTTCTCAGGCATCGTCGCTGGATCGCTCGGTGGATGGCTGTACGACGCATACAGTGCGCTCGGCATATACGGTGTCGGAAGTGTCATGGCCGCTGCCGCCGCTGTCTGTTTCGGCACGATGTGGTGGCGCTTGTCGACGGCACCAACATCATACAATGAGTTACTTTAG
- a CDS encoding cytochrome P450, which translates to MKKLDTLTHVTNSGFNAPYVWYRDMRLANPVWYDEEAGMWRVFKYDDVKRVLSDYDVFSAQKYMLEGVETDHTSPIDASILNLDPPRHRELRSLVSKAFTPRSIAQLAPKIQHITHDLLATVNKRGAMDVVRDLAFPLPVIVIAELIGIPREDLHQFKRWSDAVVEDDETAFIQAEQEMGEYFPRIMAERRLKPREDLISRLVAVEEAGQQLSEREIIGFCELLLVAGNETTTNLIANAMLCFAAYPEAWQALQDNRELLPSAIEEVLRFRSPVKAMSRLTKAPIRLRDRDIPEGAVVVAYIASGNVDEEKFPNADTFDITRSPNQHLGFGHGIHFCLGAPLARLEARIALEALLAQFHTFHSVRETALEMIPSFVVHGVKQLPITFETHA; encoded by the coding sequence TTGAAGAAATTAGATACGTTAACGCATGTGACGAACAGTGGTTTCAACGCACCTTATGTGTGGTATCGGGACATGCGGTTAGCGAACCCTGTGTGGTACGACGAAGAAGCCGGAATGTGGCGCGTCTTTAAGTATGACGACGTCAAACGGGTGCTATCGGACTACGATGTTTTTTCGGCACAAAAATATATGTTAGAAGGTGTGGAGACGGATCACACCTCCCCGATTGACGCGAGTATATTAAATCTCGATCCCCCACGCCACCGTGAGCTCCGCTCACTCGTATCTAAAGCGTTTACCCCGCGGTCGATTGCACAGTTGGCGCCAAAAATTCAGCACATTACGCACGATTTACTGGCCACGGTAAATAAGCGGGGAGCGATGGACGTCGTTCGCGATTTGGCCTTTCCCCTGCCGGTCATCGTCATCGCTGAACTGATCGGCATTCCGCGCGAAGACTTGCACCAATTTAAGCGTTGGTCAGATGCGGTCGTCGAAGACGATGAGACGGCATTCATTCAGGCGGAACAAGAAATGGGGGAATATTTTCCGCGGATCATGGCGGAACGCCGCCTTAAGCCGCGCGAAGACTTGATCAGTCGGCTCGTAGCCGTTGAAGAAGCGGGGCAGCAGTTAAGTGAAAGGGAGATTATCGGTTTTTGCGAACTGTTGCTCGTCGCGGGCAATGAAACGACGACGAACTTAATCGCGAATGCGATGCTATGTTTTGCCGCCTACCCCGAGGCGTGGCAAGCGCTACAGGACAATCGCGAGTTGCTTCCTAGCGCGATCGAGGAAGTGCTGCGCTTTCGCTCGCCTGTTAAAGCGATGTCCCGTTTAACGAAGGCGCCGATCCGTTTGCGCGATCGCGACATTCCGGAGGGCGCTGTAGTCGTCGCCTATATCGCCTCCGGCAATGTGGATGAAGAAAAGTTTCCTAATGCCGACACATTCGACATAACCCGTTCACCGAATCAACACCTTGGGTTCGGTCACGGCATACACTTTTGCCTCGGTGCGCCACTCGCCCGCTTAGAGGCGCGGATCGCCCTCGAGGCGCTACTGGCTCAGTTCCACACGTTTCACTCCGTACGAGAAACGGCGCTCGAGATGATCCCTAGCTTTGTCGTCCACGGCGTTAAACAGTTGCCGATTACATTTGAGACGCACGCGTAA
- a CDS encoding PFL family protein, with amino-acid sequence MTYNMKEVTETLRMIHDENLDIRTVTMGISLEDCADQRLHVVQENIANKIKSYAKNLTTVVEQVEREFGIPIINKRLAVTPIAKLAGPFSVEECVQLARVLDETAADLGVDFIGGYSALVHKGFHRGDRTLISSLPTALAETSRLCASISVASTKAGINMDAIYEMGQVIKQLAHNTRDTRSLGCAKLVVFCNPVEDNPFMAGAFHGAGEPECVINVGVSGPGVVLNAIKKDPDVDLGTLANTIKHTVFKITRMGELVGRITAERLGVPFGIVDLSLAPTNAVGDSVADIIEAMGLEKCGTHGTTAALALMNDAVKKGGAMATSHAGGLSGAFIPVSEDNGMIAAVGAGALSLDKLEAMTCVCSVGLDMVAVPGNTPAETIAALIADEAAIGMINKKTTGVRIIPVAGAKEGDMVEFGGLLGRAPVMPVHPFSSAHFVGRGGRIPAPIQALTN; translated from the coding sequence ATGACGTATAACATGAAAGAAGTCACAGAGACGTTGCGTATGATTCACGACGAAAACTTGGACATCCGCACCGTGACGATGGGAATCAGTTTAGAAGACTGTGCCGACCAGCGTCTCCATGTGGTGCAAGAGAACATCGCGAATAAAATTAAATCGTACGCAAAAAACTTAACCACAGTCGTCGAACAGGTCGAACGCGAGTTTGGCATTCCGATCATTAACAAACGTCTCGCGGTCACGCCGATCGCCAAGTTGGCCGGTCCTTTTTCCGTAGAGGAGTGTGTCCAGCTTGCCCGCGTCCTCGACGAGACCGCTGCCGACTTGGGCGTCGATTTTATCGGCGGTTACTCGGCGCTCGTCCATAAAGGATTTCACCGAGGGGATCGCACCCTCATCAGCTCGTTGCCGACTGCCCTTGCGGAAACGTCGCGATTGTGCGCCTCCATTTCGGTCGCTAGCACGAAGGCTGGCATTAATATGGATGCTATTTACGAAATGGGTCAGGTCATTAAGCAGTTGGCGCACAACACGCGGGATACACGCAGTCTCGGCTGCGCGAAACTCGTTGTGTTTTGCAATCCGGTGGAAGACAATCCGTTCATGGCTGGCGCTTTTCACGGAGCGGGAGAGCCGGAATGCGTGATTAATGTCGGCGTCAGTGGCCCCGGCGTCGTCTTAAATGCAATCAAAAAAGATCCGGACGTCGACTTAGGCACGCTGGCAAATACGATAAAACATACCGTTTTTAAAATTACGCGCATGGGCGAACTCGTCGGGCGCATTACTGCCGAACGCTTAGGCGTGCCGTTCGGGATCGTCGACCTGTCGCTCGCCCCGACGAATGCGGTCGGCGACAGTGTAGCCGATATTATTGAAGCGATGGGATTGGAAAAGTGCGGCACTCACGGTACGACGGCTGCGCTTGCGCTAATGAACGACGCCGTCAAAAAAGGCGGGGCGATGGCGACGTCTCACGCCGGCGGGTTGAGTGGCGCGTTTATCCCCGTCAGCGAAGACAACGGCATGATCGCGGCCGTAGGTGCTGGAGCTCTATCTTTGGACAAGCTAGAAGCAATGACGTGTGTCTGTTCGGTCGGTTTAGATATGGTCGCCGTTCCCGGGAACACGCCAGCCGAAACGATTGCCGCCCTCATCGCCGACGAGGCTGCGATCGGGATGATCAACAAAAAGACGACCGGGGTGCGCATCATACCGGTAGCTGGCGCTAAAGAAGGCGATATGGTTGAGTTTGGCGGCCTGCTCGGTCGCGCCCCCGTCATGCCTGTCCACCCGTTTAGCTCGGCACATTTCGTCGGGCGCGGCGGCAGAATTCCTGCCCCGATTCAGGCGCTAACGAACTAA
- a CDS encoding ACT domain-containing protein: MTREQKNRAIINVTGIDRIGIIARVTNILAENNVNVLDIRQTILDDFFTMMMLVDLSTASLAIDGVRDQLHLAAEELGVTITVQHEAIFHYMHRID, translated from the coding sequence ATGACGCGTGAACAGAAAAATCGGGCGATTATTAACGTCACCGGCATTGACCGTATCGGGATCATTGCCCGCGTTACAAACATTTTAGCCGAAAACAACGTCAATGTGTTAGATATTCGGCAAACCATTCTCGATGACTTTTTTACGATGATGATGTTAGTTGACTTGTCGACAGCGTCGCTAGCGATTGACGGCGTACGCGACCAATTACACCTTGCTGCCGAGGAACTAGGCGTGACGATTACCGTGCAACACGAAGCCATTTTCCACTACATGCACCGCATAGATTGA